The stretch of DNA ACCGGTTCTCAGCACATAGGCGCGGTCTGCAATGTCGAGTGCCATGCTGGCGTTCTGTTCCACAAGCAGGATGGTGGTCTTCAGTTCCTGCTTGAGCTTCACAATGATGTCAAAGATGGCCTCCACGAACAGAGGGCTCAGACCCATGCTGGGCTCGTCCAGAAGCAGCAGTTTGGGCTCGATCATCAGGGCACGGGCCACGGCCAGCATCTGCTGCTCGCCTCCGGAGAGGGTGCCCCCCAGCTGGTTTTTGCGCTCTGCCAGACGGGGGAAGAACTCGAAGCCACGTTGCATTCTCTGGGCGATCAGCTTCTTGTCATTGACCAGATAAGCCCCCATCTCCAGGTTTTCAAGGACGGTCAGGCGCGGGAAGATGCGGCGTCCTTCGGGCACGTGGGCCATGCCACGTGCGGTCAGGTCGTTGCTGGAGATGCCATTGATTTTCTTGCCTTCGAGCAGGATGTCACCAGACTTGACCTTGACCATTCCGCTGATGGAGCGCAGGGTGGTGGTTTTGCCCGCACCGTTGCCGCCGATCAGGGCAACAATCTCTCCCTGGTTCACTTCCAGGCTGATCCCTTTGAGGGCCTGGATCTGTCCGTAGTACGTGTTCACATTGCTGAGTTGCAGCATCAGGCCCCTCCTCTTTTCTCACCGGCAGCATGGCCACGGCCCAGGTACGCTTCGCGCACTTTGGGGTTGGTGCGGATGGTCTCGGGGAGACCCTCGGCAATCTTGGTGCCATAGTCCAATACGGTGATCTTCTCGCTGATGCTCATCACCAGACGCATGTCGTGCTCAATCAGCACCACTGTCACACCCAGATCGTCACGGATGCGGCGGATCAGGTCTTTGAGTTCTTCGGTTTCACGGGGGTTCATGCCTGCAGCAGGCTCGTCCAGCAGGATCAGTTTGGGGTTGGTTGCCAGAGCGCGGGCAATCTCCAGACGGCGCTGGTCCCCGTAAGGCAGGTCTGTGGCACCCTCGTTGGCTGCACGACGCAGACCCACGAAATCCAGCAAGGTCAGGGCGGCATCCAGCGCCTCTTTCTCCTGACGCTTGAAGTTGGGGGTGTGCAGCAGGGCATCCCAGAAACTGAGCTTCATGCGCACATTGCGGGCCACCAGGATGTTTTCCACAGCGGTCATGCTGGGGAACAGGCGGATGTTCTGGAAGGTGCGGGCGATGCCAGCGACAGTCACTTCATCGGGTTTGAGACCGACCAGATCCTTGCCTGCCAGACTGATGGTTCCACGGTCAGGCTGGTAGATGCCGGTGATCATGTTGAAGAAGGTGGTTTTTCCGGCACCGTTGGGTCCGATCACGCTGATGATGCTGCGCTCGGGCACCTGAAAGGTCACGTCGTTCACGGCCACCAGACCCCCGAAGGTCTTGCGCAGGTTCTCTACAGACAGAAGCATTATTTGACCTCCTGAACGGGTTGCTGGGACACACCGGAGTTGACGGTGGCACTCTCAGGGATCTTGATGTGTTTGCGCACGGCAGGGAGCAGGCCCTGGGGACGGAACAGCATCATGAAGATCAGCAGCAGACCGAAGAACAGCTTCTCGTATTTGGCAGGGTCAAACACGCCGTTGTTCTGGAAAGCAGGGAGGGTGTTGAGGTACTCAGAGAGGGACTTCAGGAAGTCCAGTTGCAGCCAGGTCACGGCCATGGCACCCACAATCACACCGGGAATGCTGCCCATGCCCCCGAGGATCACCATCACCAGCACACCAATGGACTGGAAGAAGGTGAAGTCTTCAGGAGAAACAGCGGTCTGTTTGATGGCGAAGATGGCGCCCATCACACCTGCGAAGCTTGCACCGGTGGCGAAGGCAATCAGCTTGGTGCGAACCAGGGGCACACCCATGGCCTGCGCGGCAATCTCGTCTTCACGGATGGCAATCCAGCTGCGGCCAATGTGACTCTGGTCCAGACGCATGTTGAAGAGCACGATGACGGCAATGACCACCAGCACCAGGAAGTACAGGAAGAGGGCAAAAACCTGCGGTTCGGTGAGTTCAAACCGGTTGATGATGGGGCTCATCAGGGTGTGGAACCAGCCAATGTGTGGAGGGTTGATGCCCAGCACACCGTTGGGACCGTTGGTGACGGGGGTCAGGTTGTTGGCAAACACACGGATCACTTCACCGAGACCCAGGGTCACAATGGCAAGGTAGTCCCCTTTGAGTTTCAGCACGGGCAGACCGATCAGAACACCCACAATGATGGCGACAATCACGGCCAGGGCCAGGAAGAGCCAGAACCAGTTGCCGTCCAGTCCTTCACCCCCTGCACCGGTGATGCGGCCAATCTGGGCGGAACCGAAAATCCCCCAGGTGTAAGCGCCCACTGCAAAGAAGGCCACGTAGCCCAGGTCCAGCAGACCTGCCAGACCCACCACAATGTTGAGGCCGAGGGCCAGAGCGGCGTAGATCACGATCTGCAGCACCACTTCCAGCAGGAACTCGTTGCGGATGCCGATGATGGGCATCACGACCATCAGGGCAGGGGCCAGCGAAAGGATTTTGGCCCAGGTGTTGGCTTTGCTCTTGAAGGTCAGCACAACCGTTCCCAGGAAGGCCGCGAAGAAGAGTGCCTGCACCAGGTTGTTGGCGGTGGTGGCCACGGTCAGCATCAGGGTGCTGGTGACGGCGGTGTAAATCAGAATGATCAGGGAAGCCAGGGACGGATTGTCCAGGATGCCTTGTTTTTTCACAGCATGTGTCATGGGGACCTCTTATACCTTCTCGGTGGTGGCTTTGCCGAGCAGACCAGCGGGCTTGAAGATCAGAATGACGATCAGGGCCATGAATGCACCCACATCTTTCCACTCCGCGCCAATGTTCATCAGGACGCTGCCAATTCCTTTGAGGAAGGCGTTGTCCGTGAAGGACATCTTGATCCCGAAGACGCTGATGGCTCCAATCAGGTTTTCCAGGAAGCCCAGCACGAGACCCCCGACCACAGCTCCAGGGATGCTGCCAATGCCGCCAAGCACGGCTGCGGTGAAGGCCTTGATTCCGGGAATGATGCCGATGTAGCCGTCCACCTGGGTGAATTTCACGCCCCACAGCACCCCTGCCACACCACCGAGTGCACCCCCGATGAAGAAGGTCAGGGAGATGATGTTGTTGGTGTTGATGCCCATCAGGCGTGCGGTCTGGCCGTCTTGTGCCACAGCGCGAATGGCGGTTCCGAGTTTGGTTCTGTTCACCAGGAAGTTCAGGCCGATCAGCATGATGGCTCCAACGATGATCAGCAGCAATTCGGTGGGGGTGAGGCCCATGATTTTTTCACTGCCCAGCACGGAGGGGTAGGACAGACGGTCCGTTTTTTCCTTGATGTTGATGAACAGACGCAGAGAGTCTTGCAGCAGGAAGCTGACCCCGATTGCGGTGATCAGAGGCACCAGTTTCGGCGCACCCCGCAAGGGCCTGTAAGCCAGCCGCTCAATCAGAATGTTCAGGCCTCCGGAAATCAGCATGGCGACCAGCAGGGCAATGATGATTTTCACGTAACCATTCATTTCTGTGCCGCTCAGCAAAGAGAGAACCTGATAACCGACGACGGCCCCGGTGGCGAAGACCTCCGAGTGGGCGAAATTGATGAGTTGCAACACCCCATAGACCATGGTGTAACCCAGGGCAATGATGGCGTAGACCACTCCTAAGATCAGTCCTTGCAGGATGATCTGTTGCCAGATTTGTAAGTCGCTCATTGAACCTCCACGCATCACACCGAAAACTCTGGATTTTCAGTGTGTCACCAACCTTGTCTTCACCTGTCCTGGACAGCCCGAATGGACTTGCAAGCTGAACAGGACCTGAATACTCGGTCATAATAACGATGCCCAAAATCCTTGTCAATGAAAATATGGCTCTGGGTGCATAAAAAAGGCGTACTGTATACACTTGTACTGAGAAAAATTCGTTTAGAGCGGCATTTATTGTTATTCATTGAACTAGGCATAAAAGCTTAGTGTAAGAAGGACGCCATTTCTGCCCAATGTGCAGAGATTTTTCGGAGTTATGTGAAGAAATGCCATCGAATTGTGGTGGTGAAGCGCTTACGAACAGGATTTTGTAACTGAAAATGTTGACAATCTGCATTTGGAACCTGTACCAGCGTTCCAGGGGATTGTTACTCCCAGCGTAGACCTGTGAATGAACTTCCAGCTTACAAAGTGGGGCCATGGAAGTTCTCCATGGCCCACAAAGAAACCCTGAGGTTGAACGGTTGAAGGTTAAACGATCAGTAGTTGCTCAGGTAGGTGTCGAGTTCCCACTGGTGCACCACTGCACTGTACTCACGCCATTCCTGGCGTTTGGCTTCCACAAAGTGCTCCATCACATGCTGGCCCAGGCACTCGGTCAGGACTTCACTGCGCTCCAGGGCGTCCACCGCCTGATTCAGGTCCCCAGGAAGTTCGCGGATCTTGTGCTTGCGCTTCTCGCGCACGGTCATGTGATAGATGTTGCGCTGGATGGCCGGAGCAGGCTCCATCTGTTTCTCAATGCCATCCAGCCCCGCTGCAAGCATCACGGCCAGGGCAAGGTAAGGATTGCAGGAAGGATCGGGCATTCTCAGTTCAGCGCGGGTTCCGGCACCCCTGCGGGCAGGAATGCGCACCATGGCAGAACGGTTGGAGGTGCTCCACGCGATGTTGACCGGAGCCTCATAACCAGGCACCAGACGCTTGAAACTGTTCACCAGAGGGTTGGTGATGGCGCACATGGCATCCG from Deinococcus cellulosilyticus NBRC 106333 = KACC 11606 encodes:
- a CDS encoding ABC transporter ATP-binding protein, which encodes MLLSVENLRKTFGGLVAVNDVTFQVPERSIISVIGPNGAGKTTFFNMITGIYQPDRGTISLAGKDLVGLKPDEVTVAGIARTFQNIRLFPSMTAVENILVARNVRMKLSFWDALLHTPNFKRQEKEALDAALTLLDFVGLRRAANEGATDLPYGDQRRLEIARALATNPKLILLDEPAAGMNPRETEELKDLIRRIRDDLGVTVVLIEHDMRLVMSISEKITVLDYGTKIAEGLPETIRTNPKVREAYLGRGHAAGEKRGGA
- a CDS encoding branched-chain amino acid ABC transporter permease; amino-acid sequence: MTHAVKKQGILDNPSLASLIILIYTAVTSTLMLTVATTANNLVQALFFAAFLGTVVLTFKSKANTWAKILSLAPALMVVMPIIGIRNEFLLEVVLQIVIYAALALGLNIVVGLAGLLDLGYVAFFAVGAYTWGIFGSAQIGRITGAGGEGLDGNWFWLFLALAVIVAIIVGVLIGLPVLKLKGDYLAIVTLGLGEVIRVFANNLTPVTNGPNGVLGINPPHIGWFHTLMSPIINRFELTEPQVFALFLYFLVLVVIAVIVLFNMRLDQSHIGRSWIAIREDEIAAQAMGVPLVRTKLIAFATGASFAGVMGAIFAIKQTAVSPEDFTFFQSIGVLVMVILGGMGSIPGVIVGAMAVTWLQLDFLKSLSEYLNTLPAFQNNGVFDPAKYEKLFFGLLLIFMMLFRPQGLLPAVRKHIKIPESATVNSGVSQQPVQEVK
- a CDS encoding ABC transporter ATP-binding protein, encoding MLQLSNVNTYYGQIQALKGISLEVNQGEIVALIGGNGAGKTTTLRSISGMVKVKSGDILLEGKKINGISSNDLTARGMAHVPEGRRIFPRLTVLENLEMGAYLVNDKKLIAQRMQRGFEFFPRLAERKNQLGGTLSGGEQQMLAVARALMIEPKLLLLDEPSMGLSPLFVEAIFDIIVKLKQELKTTILLVEQNASMALDIADRAYVLRTGEIILAGKAADIANNDSVKEAYLGEA
- a CDS encoding branched-chain amino acid ABC transporter permease, whose translation is MSDLQIWQQIILQGLILGVVYAIIALGYTMVYGVLQLINFAHSEVFATGAVVGYQVLSLLSGTEMNGYVKIIIALLVAMLISGGLNILIERLAYRPLRGAPKLVPLITAIGVSFLLQDSLRLFINIKEKTDRLSYPSVLGSEKIMGLTPTELLLIIVGAIMLIGLNFLVNRTKLGTAIRAVAQDGQTARLMGINTNNIISLTFFIGGALGGVAGVLWGVKFTQVDGYIGIIPGIKAFTAAVLGGIGSIPGAVVGGLVLGFLENLIGAISVFGIKMSFTDNAFLKGIGSVLMNIGAEWKDVGAFMALIVILIFKPAGLLGKATTEKV